One Desulfobulbus propionicus DSM 2032 DNA segment encodes these proteins:
- a CDS encoding nitrogenase component 1 — MSTNPPTFNKPKKPNYLSTTNACKLCKPLGACLAFKGIEGAVPYLHGSQGCATYMRRYIISHYNEPIDIASSSLSEKHAVYGGGPNLKLGLTNVAAKYRPELIGIATTCLTETIGDDVAMYLRQYAEDTKGSVGLPTFVNVSTPSYSGTHMEGFQTAVREVVAQLSEGGPRSETVNLLPGFVSSADYRLLHEILADFGLNATVLPDLSETMDGPALLEYEKIQGGGTPIAAIKAMGRAKATIEFGTTLGAMTTAGDVLREKFSVMHHRIGMPIGIRETDVFFNLLEELSGQPTPEKYVKQRGRLVDAYVDGHKYVFGKRAVVYGEEDLVVGLCAFLAEIGIQPVLCATGGTSGKLKEAIAAVTGDTLLEQPQVFEDVDFYEINEMAGQMNIDLVVGHSKGYPLAKKLDIPLIRVGFPIHDRIGGQRILHLGYSGAQQLFDTVTNALIEKKQDDSPVGYFYM, encoded by the coding sequence ATGAGCACCAATCCGCCCACCTTCAATAAACCGAAGAAACCCAACTACCTCTCCACCACCAACGCCTGCAAGCTGTGCAAACCGCTCGGCGCCTGCCTGGCCTTCAAGGGCATCGAAGGCGCGGTGCCCTACCTGCACGGCTCCCAGGGATGCGCCACCTACATGCGGCGCTACATCATCAGCCACTACAACGAGCCGATCGACATCGCCTCTTCCTCGCTCTCCGAGAAGCATGCGGTTTACGGCGGCGGGCCGAACCTCAAGTTGGGGCTGACCAATGTGGCCGCCAAATACCGGCCGGAACTGATCGGCATCGCCACCACCTGCCTGACCGAGACCATCGGCGACGACGTGGCCATGTATCTGCGCCAGTACGCCGAGGACACCAAGGGTTCGGTGGGACTGCCCACCTTTGTCAATGTCTCCACCCCCAGCTATTCGGGCACCCACATGGAGGGGTTCCAGACCGCGGTGCGCGAGGTGGTGGCCCAGTTGAGCGAGGGCGGGCCGCGCAGCGAGACGGTCAACCTCCTGCCCGGCTTTGTCAGCTCGGCCGATTATCGTCTGCTCCATGAGATTCTCGCTGATTTTGGCCTCAACGCCACCGTGCTCCCCGATCTCTCCGAGACCATGGATGGTCCGGCCCTGCTCGAATACGAGAAAATCCAGGGTGGCGGCACGCCGATTGCGGCGATCAAGGCCATGGGACGGGCCAAGGCGACCATCGAGTTCGGCACGACGCTCGGGGCCATGACAACCGCTGGCGATGTGCTCCGCGAGAAGTTCAGCGTCATGCACCACCGCATCGGCATGCCCATCGGCATCCGTGAAACCGATGTCTTCTTTAACCTGCTCGAAGAACTCAGTGGTCAGCCGACCCCCGAGAAGTACGTCAAACAGCGCGGTCGCCTGGTCGACGCCTATGTGGATGGCCACAAGTATGTCTTTGGCAAGAGGGCCGTGGTCTACGGCGAAGAGGACCTGGTCGTCGGCCTGTGCGCCTTCCTGGCCGAGATCGGCATCCAGCCGGTGCTCTGCGCCACGGGCGGCACCTCGGGTAAACTGAAAGAAGCCATTGCCGCCGTCACTGGCGACACCTTGCTTGAACAGCCCCAGGTCTTTGAAGACGTGGATTTTTACGAGATCAACGAGATGGCCGGGCAGATGAATATCGATCTGGTGGTCGGTCACTCCAAGGGTTATCCGCTGGCCAAGAAACTCGATATCCCGCTCATCCGGGTCGGCTTCCCCATCCACGACCGGATCGGCGGCCAGCGCATCCTCCATCTCGGTTACAGCGGTGCCCAGCAACTGTTCGACACCGTGACCAACGCCCTGATCGAGAAAAAACAGGACGATAGCCCAGTCGGCTATTTCTACATGTGA
- the nifE gene encoding nitrogenase iron-molybdenum cofactor biosynthesis protein NifE: MEAVALKEREQQIFVKGEAPFDIVCNKDSLAGAVSQRACVFCGSRVVLYPIADAVHLVHGPIGCAVYTWDIRGALSSGPELHRLSFSTDLQEKDVIFGGEKKLAAALRELIERHSPKAAFVYSTCIVGIIGDDLEAVCRQVAIEYGIPVIPVKSEGFKGNKRAGYQAACDALFRLIGTGDTTGISNYSLNILGDFNLAGEIWMIRDYYQRMGIEVVANITGDGRVADIQRAHGAALNVVQCSGSTMQLANMMEEKYGIPSIRVSYFGIEDMAEALYDIARFFKDPEMMERTKKIVEEEVKQLAVALEPYRQALAGKKAAIYVGGSFKAFSLVKAFRLIDMQVVMVGSQTGTKEDYIELAAITDPGTIIVDDSNPLELTTFLKEKEVDVFVGGVKERPIAYKLGIGFCDHNHERKEALAGFEGMLNFAREVYSSVMSPVWQFVPRKKSAPSTR, from the coding sequence ATGGAAGCAGTGGCGCTCAAGGAACGGGAACAGCAGATATTCGTCAAAGGCGAGGCGCCGTTTGATATCGTCTGCAACAAGGACAGTCTGGCCGGCGCGGTCAGTCAGCGGGCCTGCGTGTTCTGCGGCTCACGGGTGGTGCTCTACCCGATTGCCGACGCGGTGCACCTGGTGCATGGCCCCATCGGCTGCGCGGTCTATACCTGGGATATCCGCGGCGCCCTGTCGTCCGGCCCAGAACTGCATCGCCTGAGCTTTTCCACTGACTTGCAGGAGAAGGACGTCATCTTCGGCGGCGAGAAAAAGCTGGCCGCCGCCCTGCGCGAGTTGATCGAGCGCCATTCACCCAAGGCGGCCTTTGTCTATTCGACCTGCATCGTCGGCATCATCGGCGATGACTTGGAAGCGGTCTGCCGCCAGGTGGCCATCGAATACGGCATCCCGGTGATCCCGGTCAAGTCCGAAGGGTTCAAGGGCAACAAGCGCGCCGGGTATCAGGCCGCCTGCGATGCGCTCTTTCGCCTGATCGGCACCGGCGACACCACCGGTATCTCCAACTATTCCCTCAACATCCTCGGCGACTTCAACCTCGCCGGCGAGATCTGGATGATCCGCGACTACTACCAGCGCATGGGCATCGAGGTGGTGGCCAACATCACCGGCGATGGCCGGGTAGCCGACATCCAGCGGGCCCATGGCGCCGCCCTCAACGTGGTCCAGTGTTCGGGTTCGACCATGCAGCTGGCCAACATGATGGAGGAAAAATACGGGATTCCGTCCATTCGCGTCTCCTACTTCGGTATCGAGGACATGGCCGAGGCCCTCTACGACATCGCCCGTTTCTTCAAGGATCCCGAGATGATGGAACGAACGAAAAAGATCGTCGAGGAGGAGGTCAAGCAGCTGGCCGTGGCGCTGGAGCCCTACCGCCAGGCCCTGGCCGGCAAGAAGGCGGCCATCTACGTCGGCGGTTCGTTCAAGGCCTTCTCCCTGGTCAAGGCCTTCCGCCTCATCGACATGCAGGTGGTGATGGTCGGCTCCCAGACCGGCACCAAGGAAGACTACATCGAACTGGCGGCGATCACCGATCCGGGCACCATCATCGTCGACGACTCCAATCCGCTCGAGCTGACCACCTTCCTCAAGGAAAAGGAGGTGGACGTGTTCGTCGGCGGGGTCAAGGAGCGGCCCATCGCCTACAAGCTGGGCATCGGTTTCTGCGACCACAACCACGAGCGCAAGGAGGCCCTGGCCGGATTCGAGGGCATGCTCAACTTTGCCCGCGAGGTCTATTCCTCGGTGATGAGCCCGGTCTGGCAGTTTGTCCCGCGCAAGAAAAGCGCCCCATCAACCCGTTGA
- a CDS encoding response regulator has product MAKNVLIVEDEKLIGLMLAENVKELGCRVIGVVTNGQAAVRAVRNERPDAILMDISLDGTVDGIETARMIKAEGDIPILFFTGYQDPDLLSRADAVKPVGIVDKLDTTENIREAIRALLR; this is encoded by the coding sequence ATGGCCAAGAACGTATTGATTGTCGAGGACGAAAAACTGATCGGCCTGATGCTGGCTGAAAACGTCAAGGAATTGGGCTGCCGGGTGATCGGGGTGGTGACCAACGGTCAGGCGGCGGTGCGGGCGGTGCGCAATGAACGGCCGGATGCGATTCTCATGGACATCAGTCTCGACGGCACCGTGGATGGCATCGAGACCGCCCGGATGATCAAGGCCGAAGGGGACATTCCCATCCTCTTCTTCACCGGGTACCAGGACCCGGACCTGTTATCGCGGGCCGACGCGGTCAAGCCGGTGGGCATCGTCGACAAGCTCGACACCACCGAAAACATCCGCGAAGCCATCCGCGCGTTGCTGCGATAA
- the ald gene encoding alanine dehydrogenase, with protein sequence MIIGVLKEIKAEENRVSMTPSGVEVLVHSGHRVLVEQGAGVGSDFDDAQYAHAGAELVSIPAAIYAQAEMVMHVKEPLPPEYELIREGQVLFTYFHFAASEELTRAMLARRAVCIAYETITDQQGALPLLTPMSEIAGRMAAQEAAKYLERGQGGRGILMGGVPGVTPATVLVLGGGTVGAEAARVACGLGAMVFLLDTSLPRLRHLAEIMPKNCIPLMSSPATIRELAPKADAIIGAVLVPGAKAPRLISRDLLASMKKGAVLVDVAIDQGGCFETSRPTTHDQPVFEIDGILHYCVANMPGAVPLTSTLALTNATLPYALTLAKKGWQRAALDDAGIGRGINMAAGRITCQGVAEAFGLPHCPLETVLGRERTV encoded by the coding sequence ATGATCATCGGGGTGCTCAAGGAAATCAAGGCAGAGGAAAATCGCGTCAGCATGACGCCGTCGGGAGTGGAAGTGCTGGTGCACAGCGGCCATCGGGTGCTGGTGGAACAAGGCGCCGGTGTGGGCAGCGATTTTGACGACGCACAGTACGCGCACGCCGGGGCCGAGCTGGTGTCAATTCCGGCGGCGATCTATGCCCAGGCGGAAATGGTCATGCACGTCAAGGAGCCGTTGCCGCCGGAGTACGAACTGATCCGCGAAGGACAGGTGCTGTTCACCTACTTTCATTTCGCCGCCTCCGAGGAACTGACCCGGGCGATGCTGGCCCGGCGGGCGGTGTGCATTGCCTACGAAACCATCACCGACCAACAGGGCGCCCTGCCGCTCTTGACGCCGATGAGCGAGATCGCCGGACGAATGGCGGCCCAGGAGGCGGCCAAGTATTTGGAACGCGGTCAAGGCGGCCGCGGCATCCTCATGGGCGGAGTGCCCGGGGTGACGCCGGCGACGGTGCTGGTGCTCGGTGGCGGCACGGTCGGGGCGGAAGCGGCGCGGGTTGCCTGCGGGCTCGGAGCCATGGTTTTCCTGCTCGACACCAGCCTGCCCCGTTTGCGACACCTGGCCGAAATCATGCCGAAAAACTGCATTCCCCTGATGTCCTCGCCGGCGACTATCCGTGAACTGGCCCCCAAGGCGGATGCGATCATCGGCGCGGTTCTCGTGCCCGGCGCCAAGGCTCCCCGACTGATCAGCCGCGACTTGCTGGCGTCGATGAAAAAGGGGGCGGTGCTGGTCGATGTGGCCATCGACCAGGGGGGCTGTTTCGAGACATCGCGGCCCACCACCCATGACCAGCCGGTGTTCGAGATCGACGGCATCCTTCACTACTGCGTGGCCAACATGCCCGGCGCGGTGCCCCTGACCTCGACCCTGGCCCTGACCAACGCCACTCTGCCCTACGCCCTGACCCTGGCCAAGAAAGGCTGGCAACGGGCGGCGCTGGACGATGCGGGCATCGGCCGGGGCATCAACATGGCGGCCGGCCGGATCACCTGTCAGGGCGTGGCCGAGGCCTTTGGCCTGCCCCATTGTCCACTGGAAACAGTGCTGGGCCGGGAGAGAACGGTGTGA
- the aqpZ gene encoding aquaporin Z encodes MKKYVAEVFGTFWLVLGGCGSAVLAAAFPEVGIGLLGVSFAFGLTVLTMAYAIGHISGCHLNPAVSIGLWAGGRFPANQLLPYIAAQVIGGVLAGGVLYLIASGKAGFEVSAGFASNGYGAHSPGGYSMVAALITEVVMTMMFLLVILGSTDQRAPQGMAPIAIGLCLTLIHLISIPVTNTSVNPARSLGVALYVGDWALAQLWLFWVAPIVGALLGAVVYRFIGTPEN; translated from the coding sequence ATGAAAAAGTATGTTGCGGAAGTTTTCGGTACGTTTTGGCTGGTTCTTGGCGGGTGTGGCAGCGCGGTGCTGGCGGCGGCCTTTCCGGAAGTCGGCATCGGCTTGCTCGGGGTCTCGTTCGCCTTTGGCCTGACCGTGCTGACCATGGCCTATGCCATCGGCCACATCTCCGGCTGCCATCTCAATCCGGCGGTTTCGATTGGACTGTGGGCCGGCGGCCGTTTCCCGGCGAATCAGCTGTTGCCGTACATCGCCGCCCAGGTGATCGGGGGCGTGCTGGCCGGCGGGGTACTGTATTTGATCGCCAGCGGCAAGGCGGGATTTGAGGTGTCGGCCGGGTTTGCCTCCAACGGGTACGGGGCGCATTCGCCGGGCGGCTATTCGATGGTGGCCGCGCTGATCACTGAAGTGGTGATGACCATGATGTTCCTGCTGGTCATCCTCGGGTCCACCGACCAGCGGGCGCCGCAGGGCATGGCCCCAATCGCCATCGGCCTGTGCCTGACCCTGATCCACCTGATCAGCATCCCGGTGACCAACACCTCGGTCAATCCGGCCCGGAGCCTGGGCGTGGCTCTCTATGTGGGTGACTGGGCGCTGGCCCAGCTGTGGCTGTTCTGGGTGGCTCCGATCGTTGGTGCCCTGCTCGGCGCCGTGGTGTATCGCTTTATCGGTACTCCGGAGAACTAA
- a CDS encoding deoxyribonuclease IV: MPLLGAHQSIAGGLHLAFDRIRQVGGESLQIFTANQRQWRSAPLSEEAIRLFRQARQAHGHMPVASHASYLINLAASEADKAAKSVMAFAEELARCRQLGIEAVVIHPGSHGGAGIEAGLTAVARNLDQALEHSGALDSSLVVLLETTAGQGTSLGSRFEELGWLLAHNRYPAHLGVCVDTCHIFAAGYDLRDAAGYARTMTELARHVGIDSVHFFHLNDAKKDCGSRIDRHAHIGQGQIGLEGFRLLLNDPRFRHHPMTLETDKGPDLAEDVENLRRLRALLV; encoded by the coding sequence ATGCCCCTGCTCGGCGCCCATCAGTCGATCGCCGGCGGCTTGCATCTGGCTTTTGACCGGATCCGCCAGGTCGGCGGCGAGTCGCTGCAGATCTTCACCGCCAACCAGCGGCAGTGGCGCAGCGCCCCGCTCTCCGAGGAAGCCATCCGCCTGTTCCGGCAAGCCCGGCAGGCGCACGGCCACATGCCGGTGGCCTCCCACGCCTCCTACCTGATCAATCTGGCGGCATCGGAAGCGGACAAAGCAGCCAAATCGGTGATGGCCTTTGCCGAGGAACTGGCGCGTTGCCGCCAGCTGGGTATCGAGGCGGTGGTGATCCATCCCGGCAGTCACGGCGGCGCCGGCATCGAGGCCGGGCTGACCGCGGTGGCACGCAATCTGGACCAGGCCCTGGAACACTCGGGAGCACTCGACTCGTCCCTCGTTGTGCTGCTGGAAACCACCGCCGGTCAGGGGACTTCGCTCGGCAGCCGCTTCGAGGAGCTGGGGTGGCTGCTTGCCCATAACCGCTACCCGGCACATCTCGGCGTTTGCGTCGATACCTGCCATATTTTCGCCGCCGGCTACGACCTGCGTGACGCCGCCGGCTACGCGCGAACCATGACGGAATTGGCGCGCCATGTCGGCATCGATTCTGTCCACTTCTTCCATCTCAACGATGCTAAAAAAGATTGCGGCAGCCGGATCGACCGCCACGCGCACATCGGTCAAGGCCAGATCGGCCTGGAGGGGTTTCGCCTGCTGCTCAACGATCCCCGTTTCCGCCACCATCCCATGACCCTGGAGACCGACAAGGGCCCCGACCTGGCCGAGGATGTGGAAAACCTCCGCCGTCTGCGCGCCCTGCTGGTCTGA
- the surE gene encoding 5'/3'-nucleotidase SurE has translation MHKPLILVTNDDGVYAPGIRALHEAVSSLGEAVIVAPERDNSAVSHSLTMNRPLRVVRLDEHIHTIDGTPTDCVTIAINKILHRRPDLLVSGINPGANLGDDISYSGTVSAAIEGTMYDIPSLAFSLGGSPPFDFEVAAAVAWKLASMALAMHLPPKSLLNINIPPLSAGKIGGIRFTRQGRRLYQDAIQETFDPWGRKHYWIGGGTVHWSGGDDTDEQAVRNGFISVTPIQLDLTNHDGLAYLERQWQM, from the coding sequence ATGCACAAGCCACTTATCCTGGTCACCAACGACGACGGCGTGTACGCGCCGGGCATCCGCGCCCTGCACGAGGCGGTCAGCTCGCTGGGCGAGGCGGTGATCGTCGCCCCCGAGCGGGACAACTCGGCGGTCAGCCATTCCCTGACCATGAACCGGCCGTTGCGGGTGGTGCGGCTGGACGAACACATCCACACCATCGACGGCACGCCCACCGACTGCGTAACCATCGCCATCAACAAGATCCTTCACCGCCGGCCCGACCTGCTGGTATCCGGGATCAATCCCGGCGCCAATCTGGGAGACGACATCAGTTATTCGGGCACGGTGTCGGCGGCCATCGAGGGCACGATGTACGATATTCCCTCCCTGGCCTTTTCGCTTGGCGGCTCCCCGCCCTTTGATTTCGAAGTGGCGGCGGCGGTGGCCTGGAAGCTGGCCTCCATGGCGCTGGCCATGCACCTGCCGCCCAAGTCGCTCTTGAACATCAACATTCCGCCGCTGTCCGCCGGCAAGATCGGCGGCATTCGCTTCACCCGCCAGGGCCGCCGTCTGTACCAGGATGCCATCCAGGAAACCTTTGATCCCTGGGGACGCAAGCACTATTGGATCGGCGGCGGCACGGTCCACTGGTCGGGCGGGGACGACACCGACGAACAGGCGGTGCGCAACGGCTTTATCTCGGTCACCCCGATCCAGCTCGATCTGACCAACCACGACGGACTCGCCTATCTGGAGCGGCAATGGCAGATGTGA
- a CDS encoding DUF1499 domain-containing protein, producing MATKTHWLWKLQLLWLALALGAVSAFRLDLLSWRPALLGVAAAAAGLVLTGFCSLLVLFVVLRTGRGGGRPCLAAVALSLPPLIGIVLMGLQGAKAPPIHDITTDLDNPPPLTAARTLRGPGDNAVEYAGPTVADQQRRAYGDVTPLLVDLSPAEAFDRSLAVVQRLHWRLVAQDRDRGTIEALEQSLFFGFTDDIVIRIGARETGSRIDLRSASRAGISDLGSNVRRIRAFLQAFNASQPK from the coding sequence ATGGCCACCAAGACCCATTGGTTATGGAAACTGCAGCTGCTGTGGCTGGCGCTCGCCCTGGGGGCGGTGTCGGCCTTCCGGCTCGATCTGCTGTCCTGGCGTCCGGCCCTGCTGGGAGTGGCGGCCGCGGCGGCCGGTCTGGTGTTGACCGGTTTTTGCAGCCTGTTGGTTCTGTTTGTCGTGCTGCGGACCGGCCGCGGCGGCGGCAGACCCTGTCTGGCGGCCGTTGCCTTGTCGCTTCCGCCCCTGATCGGCATCGTGCTCATGGGCCTTCAGGGGGCCAAGGCGCCCCCGATCCACGACATCACCACCGACCTCGACAATCCGCCGCCGTTGACCGCCGCGCGCACCCTGCGCGGACCCGGCGACAATGCCGTCGAGTACGCGGGGCCAACGGTTGCCGATCAGCAGCGGCGGGCATACGGAGATGTCACGCCGCTGCTGGTGGACCTGTCGCCGGCAGAGGCCTTTGACCGAAGTCTTGCCGTGGTCCAGCGGCTGCACTGGCGGCTTGTCGCCCAGGATCGGGACCGGGGGACGATCGAGGCCCTGGAACAGTCGTTGTTTTTTGGCTTCACCGACGACATTGTCATCCGCATCGGAGCCCGCGAGACCGGCAGCCGGATCGATCTTCGCTCGGCCTCCCGTGCCGGGATTTCCGATCTGGGGAGCAACGTCCGGCGAATTCGCGCTTTTCTTCAAGCCTTCAACGCCTCTCAGCCGAAATAA
- a CDS encoding HD domain-containing phosphohydrolase, whose amino-acid sequence MNNSKGSLILKALSPGADEAPITAYLEKRAKSIPPEKIPFLLKNLPVTLSRNVSEQTGRIVIRRLEELGAQAVFVPFGTGDADTIAASPDAPAAPRHSRTALWRERRAFQRFRQINKEVWIILSMLGIAWLLNDTIASQYLLLGLYTLPAVVSAYLFGRRQAVLTAFASILLVGLVSHFNPGRFDQANLAGIGGNNQWYHIVSWGCILLVTAYTMGTLYERNKNKVEELQQTYQGLLLILRHFIAQDEEKENHGFRVSIYATRIASCMGLSKEEIEDIRSAALLHDLGRLRISRSILHKAVQLGRDERLPADTTPAADEQLLSGPMGRILPLLLGQHEQFEHSFFLDGETIPLGARILAVADAYDTLTAGGPDSPALSPEAAKEKIITEQDPSFAPEVVKAFATAFERREMELPHIIL is encoded by the coding sequence ATGAATAATAGCAAAGGCTCGCTCATCCTCAAAGCACTTTCCCCAGGGGCCGATGAAGCGCCGATCACCGCCTACCTGGAAAAGCGGGCCAAAAGCATCCCCCCGGAGAAGATCCCCTTCCTGCTCAAGAATCTGCCGGTGACCCTCAGCCGTAACGTGTCCGAGCAAACCGGCCGGATTGTCATCCGCCGGTTGGAAGAGCTGGGGGCCCAGGCGGTCTTTGTACCGTTCGGGACCGGCGACGCCGATACCATCGCGGCGTCACCCGATGCTCCCGCCGCGCCCCGGCACAGCCGAACAGCCCTCTGGAGAGAACGGCGCGCCTTCCAGCGCTTCCGCCAGATCAACAAGGAGGTCTGGATCATCCTCTCCATGCTGGGCATCGCCTGGCTGCTCAACGACACCATCGCCTCCCAGTATCTGCTGCTCGGGCTGTACACCCTGCCGGCGGTGGTGTCCGCCTACCTGTTCGGTCGCCGCCAGGCGGTGCTCACCGCCTTTGCCAGCATCCTCCTCGTCGGCCTGGTCAGCCATTTTAACCCCGGCCGTTTCGACCAGGCCAATCTGGCGGGCATCGGCGGCAACAACCAATGGTACCACATCGTCTCTTGGGGCTGCATCCTGCTGGTGACCGCCTACACCATGGGCACCCTGTACGAGCGCAACAAAAACAAGGTAGAGGAGCTGCAACAGACCTATCAGGGTCTGCTGCTCATCCTGCGCCATTTCATCGCCCAGGACGAGGAAAAGGAAAACCACGGGTTTCGCGTTTCCATTTACGCCACCCGTATCGCCTCCTGCATGGGATTGAGCAAGGAAGAGATCGAGGATATCCGTTCGGCGGCCCTGCTGCACGATCTCGGCCGGCTACGAATCAGCCGCTCGATTCTTCACAAGGCCGTCCAACTCGGCCGGGACGAACGCCTGCCCGCAGATACTACCCCGGCAGCCGACGAGCAGCTGCTCAGCGGACCCATGGGCCGCATATTGCCGCTGCTCCTTGGCCAGCACGAACAATTCGAGCACTCCTTTTTCCTCGATGGCGAGACGATTCCCTTGGGCGCGCGCATTCTGGCGGTGGCCGATGCCTACGACACCCTGACCGCCGGCGGTCCCGACTCCCCTGCCCTTTCACCCGAAGCCGCCAAGGAAAAAATCATCACCGAGCAGGACCCGTCGTTCGCGCCAGAGGTGGTCAAGGCCTTTGCCACCGCCTTCGAACGGCGGGAAATGGAACTCCCCCACATCATTCTCTGA
- a CDS encoding M48 family metallopeptidase has translation MLYNNLLFFLVVIFVISTTNPTAQPVLAPLWTLAALAAVLWGYGQVAARTFARAGGGPNAYFSAEKRLSVLAVLVFMGLVYLLDLKYYLMPLSVGGRLPVLADSAGLGCFFVLLMLMWRAGRPRYQQLFQRRYTTPAFLRSNVKANLPIVLPWLILSLVFDGLRLLSFPRLTKLLNSPWGDLILFAVFLVFLILVFPPLVRTLWGCTPLPPGPVRDRLVAFCRSQGFHSEIYSWPLFEGQVLTAGIMGIVPRLRFLLITPALLETLNEKEIDSVLAHEIGHVKHLHLILYLILFLGFSLLAGAVATPLPHLILSNELFYRVLPHLSVAPENLLGILATAPLLLLMLVYFRFVFGYFIRNFERQADAYVFRALGTSWPLITSFEKIALLSGNREEKNWHHYGIGERIDFLRRCEQDRRLIRRHKRKLHASLLLYFVCIGLVVLALQRVDAAKLSEGYETKYAEAVLLQKVRQEPENSLWLMYLGDFLQSRKMEKRAVEAYDKALQLTPTNAEINNNLAWLLLTAQDKSLRDAQRALTLARTAALLKERGYILDTLATAYWANGLIEEAVATEIRAFRLDPQNRAYYQAQLEKFRSKQWDEH, from the coding sequence ATGCTGTACAATAACCTGCTCTTTTTTCTGGTCGTCATTTTTGTCATTTCCACCACCAACCCGACCGCACAGCCGGTGCTTGCCCCCCTGTGGACCCTGGCGGCGCTCGCGGCCGTCCTGTGGGGATATGGCCAGGTCGCCGCCCGAACTTTTGCCCGCGCGGGCGGCGGCCCGAACGCCTATTTTTCGGCGGAAAAGCGGCTGTCGGTCCTGGCGGTGCTGGTCTTCATGGGGCTGGTGTATCTGCTGGATCTCAAATATTATCTCATGCCCCTGTCCGTGGGCGGCCGTTTGCCGGTGTTGGCCGACAGCGCCGGTCTGGGCTGCTTTTTCGTTCTGTTGATGCTGATGTGGCGGGCAGGTCGGCCGCGCTATCAACAGCTCTTCCAGCGCCGCTACACCACGCCGGCCTTTCTCCGCTCCAATGTCAAGGCCAACCTGCCCATTGTCCTTCCCTGGCTGATCCTCTCCTTGGTGTTCGACGGTCTGCGGCTGCTTTCCTTTCCCCGGCTGACCAAACTGCTGAACTCGCCGTGGGGGGACCTGATCCTCTTTGCCGTGTTCCTCGTGTTCTTGATCCTGGTGTTTCCGCCCCTGGTGCGCACGCTCTGGGGATGCACCCCCCTGCCGCCCGGACCGGTGCGGGATCGGTTGGTGGCCTTCTGCCGCTCCCAGGGGTTCCATTCCGAGATCTACTCCTGGCCGCTGTTCGAGGGGCAGGTGTTGACCGCCGGCATCATGGGGATCGTCCCCCGGCTGCGTTTCCTGCTGATCACCCCGGCCCTGCTGGAAACCCTGAACGAGAAGGAAATCGACAGTGTGCTCGCCCATGAGATCGGCCATGTCAAACATCTCCATCTGATCCTCTATCTCATCCTTTTTTTGGGATTCAGCCTGCTCGCCGGGGCGGTGGCCACGCCGCTGCCCCATCTCATCCTCTCCAATGAACTGTTCTACCGTGTCCTGCCCCATCTGTCCGTGGCCCCGGAAAACCTGCTGGGCATACTGGCCACCGCCCCCCTGCTGCTGTTGATGCTGGTCTATTTCCGCTTTGTCTTTGGCTATTTTATCCGCAATTTCGAACGCCAAGCCGATGCTTACGTCTTCCGGGCCCTGGGCACGAGCTGGCCGTTGATCACCTCATTTGAAAAGATCGCCCTGCTCAGCGGCAACCGGGAAGAAAAAAACTGGCATCATTACGGCATCGGCGAACGGATCGATTTCCTCAGGCGATGCGAGCAGGACCGCCGGCTGATCCGCCGGCACAAACGCAAGCTGCACGCCAGCCTGTTGCTCTATTTCGTCTGCATCGGCTTGGTGGTGCTGGCCCTGCAGCGCGTGGACGCGGCCAAACTGTCGGAGGGCTACGAGACCAAATATGCCGAGGCGGTGCTGTTGCAGAAGGTGCGGCAGGAGCCGGAAAACAGTCTGTGGCTGATGTATCTCGGTGATTTCCTCCAAAGCCGCAAGATGGAAAAAAGAGCGGTGGAGGCTTACGACAAAGCGTTGCAGCTCACGCCGACGAACGCCGAGATCAACAACAACCTGGCCTGGCTGTTGCTGACCGCCCAGGACAAATCACTGCGCGATGCGCAACGCGCCCTGACCCTGGCGCGAACCGCGGCCTTGCTCAAGGAGCGCGGCTATATTCTCGATACCCTGGCCACCGCCTATTGGGCCAACGGTCTGATCGAGGAAGCGGTGGCCACCGAAATCCGCGCTTTTCGTCTGGACCCGCAAAACCGGGCCTATTATCAGGCGCAGCTTGAGAAGTTCAGAAGCAAGCAATGGGACGAACACTGA